The following are encoded in a window of Dryobates pubescens isolate bDryPub1 chromosome 25, bDryPub1.pri, whole genome shotgun sequence genomic DNA:
- the NIPSNAP1 gene encoding protein NipSnap homolog 1 → MAAARASVVLRRGARGYSRDAEGSWFRSLFVHKVDPRKDAHSNLLSKKETSSLYKIQFHNVKPECLDAYNSLTEEVLPKLHVDADYPCDLVGNWNTWYGEQDQAVHLWRFSGGYPALMDCMNKLKQNKEYLDFRKERSRMLLSRRNQLLLEFSFWNEPLPRQGPNIYELRTYKLKPGTMIEWGNNWARAIKYRQENQEAVGGFFSQIGELYVVHHLWAYKDLQSREETRNAAWRKRGWDENVYYTVPLIRTMESRIMIPLKISPLQ, encoded by the exons ATGGCGGCGGCGCGAGCCAGCGTGGTGCTGCGGCGGGGAGCGCG GGGGTACTCGAGGGACGCCGAGGGCAGCTGGTTCCGCTCCCTCTTTGTGCACAAGGTGGACCCCCGCAAGGACgcccactccaacctcctctccaAGAAGGAGACCAGCAGCCTCTACAAGATCCAGT tTCACAACGTGAAGCCGGAGTGCCTGGATGCCTACAACAGCCTGAC agaggaggtgCTGCCCAAGCTCCACGTGGATGCCGACTACCCCTGTGACCTGGTGGGCAACTGGAATACGTGGTATGGAGAGCAGGACCAGGCAG TGCACCTCTGGCGCTTCTCGGGCGGGTACCCAGCGCTCATGGACTGCATGAACAAGCTCAAGCAGAACAAG GAGTACCTGGACTTCCGTAAGGAGAGGAGCCGGATGCTGCTGTCCCGCCGCaaccagctgctcctggagtTCAGCTTCTGGAACGAGCCCCTGCCCCGCCAGGGACCCAACATCTACGAGCTCAGGACCTACAAGCTGAAG CCAGGGACCATGATTGAATGGGGCAACAACTG ggctcgGGCCATCAAGTACCGGCAGGAGAACCAGGAGGCAGTGGGAGGCTTCTTCTCCCAGATCGGGGAGCTGTACGTCGTGCACCACCTCTGGG cctacAAGGACCTGCAGTCCCGGGAGGAGACCAGGAATGCAGCCTGGAGGAAGAGGGGCTGGGATGAGAACGTCTACTACACTG TGCCGCTGATCCGGACCATGGAGTCGCGGATCATGATCCCCCTGAAGAtctcccccctgcagtga
- the THOC5 gene encoding THO complex subunit 5 homolog, with translation MSSDSSKKRKPKVIRTDGGPQEGKRGKADAEQDIRYYSEECEVDLRDPIKDYELYRETCQELQRLMAEIQELKSRGIKDNAAEIDERRIQSCVHFMTLKKLNRLAHIRLKKGRDQTHEAKQKVDAYHLQLQNLLYEVMHLQKEITKCLEFKSKHEEIELVSLEEFYKEAPPEISRPAITLAEPHQQTLARLDWELEQRKRLAEKYKECLTSKEKILKEIEVKKEYLSSLQPRLNSIMQASLPVQEYLFMPFDQAHKQYETARHLPPPLYVLFVQASAYGQACDKKLVVAIEGSVEEAKALYKPPEDSQDDESDSDVEEEQTTKRRRPTLGVQLDDKRKEMLKRHPLAVTIDLKCKDENVLHLTFYYLMNLNVMTVKAKVTTAMELTAAISAGDLLSPDSILNCLYPGDHGRKTPNPANQFQFDKVGILTLSDYVTELGHPYVWVQKLGGLHFPKDQPQHTVTADNSLSASHMELTVKLLRSRLQSRLALHKQFASLEHGVVPVSSECQHLFPTKIVSRLVKWAAVPYEDYAELPYTKDVIEAGLAEDTHLYYMALIERGTAKLQAAVVVNPGYSTLPPVFSLCLNWKGERTSSNDDNIRAMESEVNVDYKELWGPKPGYQLLTNQLQRLCMVLDVYLETEPHDPSVEGPKEFPQEKMCLRLVRGPMRLKPFKFNYPQGFFSHR, from the exons atGTCATCGGACTCCAGCAAGAAGAGGAAGCCCAAAGTGATCCGGACGGATGGGGGCCCCCAGGAGGGCAAGCGAGGCAAGGCTGATGCTGAACAG GACATCAGGTACTACAGTGAGGAGTGTGAGGTGGATCTCCGTGACCCCATCAAAGACTACGAACTCTACAGGGAgacctgccaggagctgcagaggctgatgGCAGAGATCCAGGAGCTGAAGAGCAGAGGCATCAAGGACAAT gctgccgAGATCGACGAGCGGCGCATCCAGAGCTGCGTCCACTTCATGACCCTGAAGAAGCTGAACCGCCTGGCTCACATCCGCCTCAAGAAGGGCAGAGACCAAACCCACgag GCAAAGCAGAAGGTGGATGCCTACCACCTACAGCTCCAAAACTTGCTCTATGAGGTGATGCACCTGCAGAAAGAGATCACCAAGTGCCTGGAGTTCAA GTCCAAGCACGAGGAGATCGAGctggtgagcctggaggagTTCTACAAGGAGGCCCCCCCCGAGATCAGCCGCCCTGCCATCACCCTGGCCGAGCCCCACCAGCAGACCCTGGCCCGCCTGgactgggagctggagcagcgcAAGCG GCTGGCAGAGAAGTACAAGGAGTGCCTGACCAGCAAGGAGAAGATCCTGAAGGAGATTGAGGTGAAGAAGGAGTacctgagcagcctccagcctcgCCTCAACAGCATCATGCAG gCCTCTCTGCCTGTCCAGGAGTATCTCTTCATGCCGTTCGACCAGGCACACAAGCAGTACGAGACGGCTCGGCACCTCCCGCCGCCTCTCTACGTCCTCTTCGTCCAAGCCAGCGCCTACGGCCAGGCCTGCG ACAAGAAGCTCGTGGTGGCCATTGAAGGCAGTGTAGAGGAAGCCAAAGCCCTGTACAAGCCACCTGAGGACTCCCAGG ATGATGAAAGCGATTCGGACGTGGAGGAGGAGCAGACCACG AAGCGGCGCCGGCCCACGCTGGGCGTGCAGCTGGACGACAAGCGCAAGGAGATGCTGAAGCGGCACCCCCTGGCCGTCACCATCGACCTGAAGTGCAagg ATGAGAATGTGCTGCACCTGACCTTCTACTACCTGATGAACCTCAATGTCATGACAGTGAAAGCCAAGGTGACCACTGCCATGGAGCTGACAGCAGCCATCAGTGCTGG TGACCTGCTCTCCCCAGACTCCATCCTCAACTGCCTCTATCCAGGAGACCATGGGaggaaaacccccaacccagccaACCAGTTCCAGTTTGATAAAGTGGG catcctgaccTTGAGTGACTACGTGACAGAGCTGGGACACCCCTATGTGTGGGTGCAGAAGCTGGGCGGCCTGCACTTCCCCAAGGATCAGCCTCAG CACACAGTCACTGCAGACAACTCTCTGAGTGCCAGCCACATGGAGCTGACGGTGAAGCTGCTGCGCTCGAGGCTGCAGTCCCGCCTGGCTCTGCACAAGCAGTTTGCATCCCTTG AGCATGGTGTTGTGCCAGTCTCCAGCGAGTGCCAGCATCTCTTCCCTACCAAGATCGTCTCGCGCCTGGTGAAGTGGGCAGCCGTTCCCTACGAGGATTATGCA gagctGCCCTACACCAAGGATGTGATAGAGGCTGGCTTGGCTGAGGACACTCACCTCTACTACATGGCCTTGATAGAAAGAGGAACAG CCAAGCTGCAGGCTGCCGTGGTGGTGAACCCTGGGTACTCCACGCTGCCTCCGGTCTTCAGCCTCTGCCTCAACTGGAAGGGAGAACGGACCAGCAGCAACGACGACAACATTCGG GCCATGGAGAGCGAGGTCAACGTGGACTACAAGGAGCTGTGGGGTCCCAAGCCAGGCTACCAGCTGCTCACCAACCAGCTCCAGCGTCTCTGTATGGTGCTGGATGTCTACCTGGAGACAGAGCCCCATGACCCCAGCGTGGAGGGGCCCAAGGAGTTTCCCCAGGAGAAGATGTGTCTGCGCCTGGTCAG gGGTCCCATGCGCCTTAAGCCCTTCAAGTTCAACTACCCCCAGGGCTTCTTCAGCCATCGCTGA